GGGCGAAACCTCACACGTCGTCGACGTCTATTCACGCCGCGAAGTCTTTCTGACCACAATGACCATGAAACGCTATCGACTGTTTCAACAACATTTCCAGAAATATGGGCTCAAGACCCGCAGACGGAATCCGGCCGTCACACCGGAACCACTCGAGTATGACGATGCTCCCGACACACCAGCTCCCATGGTCTACGTCCAAGAATCCGTCTCCATCGCATAAGGGCAGAGCACATGGCCTCATTAGTTCACTCACGTCCCATGGTCACAATCGATTTAGGACAACCACAAGAGACCATCGCACATGGAGAAGCCTTTCTGACCATTGGCCAATTCAAAGCACTCCTCGACGAACAGGGCCACCTCTTTAGTAAATCCACCATCTACCGATGGCGCAAGGTCACAAAAGAATTCCTTCCCTCCACCATCAAAAACATGCTCGCCCCGGCACCATCTATCTGGTTTCTAACGATGTCAACGAATCGGGACTCGGAAGGGGCGACCACGATCATCCCTCTGCGATATCTGAATGAAACCGTTCGACCGACCGCACAGAAATACTGTCTGAACTATGCGTCACCAAGCCCAATGAACCTCTGTCTACACACACTGAGAACCTATCTCTCCCAGGCTCAAAAAGAACTCGATCGCCTGACTCATTTCTGTGATGGTCTAGAAGGAAAGGATCTGTCCAATGCAGAACACAGAACCCGTTGTCATCCGCCTTCCGCTTAGTCGGCTCTCAGCGAATACGAAATATGAGCACTACAGTCGACCACTAAACCCCGCCGAAGCCCGGGATCTCCGTGCGAGCATTGCGGCCGTTGGCTGTATCTTACAGCCCTTGATCGTCGAATTCGTTCAAGCCAAAGCCTCCTATGACGTGATTGACGGGTACAATCGATGGAAGAATGCCATCGCACTCGGCTTTATGGATGTGCCCTGCACACAAATCTTTACCGAACAACAGCGGATCGAAGCGCTCACCGCCAATGCCACCAGGCGACAACTGACAGACGAAGAGCGGACCGCGCTTTTGGCGAAAGGCCGCATGGCTTTCACTGACGCCGCCAAGAAACTTATCGATCCGTTACGGGCGCTCTACCAAAACGGTGACTTATCACGGATCCTCGGCCCAGCCAATGTGTTGGCCTTGTTAAATTCCTCAACCCAAAAGCAAGAAGAAGTCTACGCCAAAATCCAAGCGGCATTCGGTACACCTCTGCCGTCATCGGGCGAGACCACCACACTCCATCAACGCATTCAGGATCTTTCGAATCAAGTAGCCTCTAGTGAGCGCACAAAAGAACAACTCGAAGCCGATCTCAATGCAGTGACACAAGACAAAGCGACCCTCCAAGCACAGCTCGACCAGATGGGGCACGACATCGATGAATTAGCGGATAAGAAGGCTGGCCAGCATAAAGTTGCCCTGGAGAACCAAGTCAGAAAACTGACCGATCAGATGACAACGCTCCGTACCGAGCACCAAACAGCCTGTCGAAACGCCAAGGTACTGGAGGAACAGCTTAGATCGGCAGAAGCGGAAAAGAAGGCCGCGCAGATCTATGCGCGCGAGGCAGAACGGAAAGTCCAACATGCCAATCAACGGTTGGCAAACCCCCACATCATCATCAGTAACTTCGAGGCCATCAGCCGAATGATTGAGGCCATCAAAGCACAAATCGTCGCTGCCAAACCGCTTGCGCCTGAGGACGAGAAACTCATCCAGGACCAAATCGAACAAGCCAGTACCCTACTCGCCGATCTCGACAACACCTTGCATTCCGCGGCCGGCGAACTGATACCCTTCAACCGACATCTCAAGCCACGCGGATCAAAACAATCTGGCACCAAAGCGCAAGAGGCGTAATGCAAAATCCCAGGGAAGTGCCGACATCGCTCAACGATGACCGGAAACCGATCCGCCTCAGTATCACCGATCCTAATCCATACCACATACCTATTGCTGCCAGCCTGGTCTCAGGATTCATGCTCTATGCTTCACTACCTGATTTCTCCACATCCTTTGAGGAGATGTCTCAAGACATTCCACTGCTCTTCGTAGCAACATCGGCAGTGATCGTTTGCCTCTACTTCTTACAATGGAGCCACGCAGACAACCAAGCCGCCCAAGACCGAGAAGTTCCTGATCACCCCTGCAGCCCGGCGCAGAGGCCCCCTCCTTCAGGGCGGGGAGGAGAGCCGGTCTCCCGAGGCCACACCCTGGCCGTAATAGATGATTATGATAAAACACCGCTGGACCTTTAGAGCCTATCCCACACCCACTCAAGCCCAACACTTGGCCCGGACGTTCGGCTGTGTGCGCTATGTCTACAACTGGGCCCTGCACCTCCGTTCCGAGGCCTTTCGTGTTCATCAACAGACGCTTGGCTACGCAGAGACCGACCGGCGGCTGACCCACCTCAAACGGCAGCCCGACACCGTGTGGCTGCAAGAGGTCAGTTGTGTCCCACTCCAACAGGCGCTCCGCGATCTGCAAACCGCCTACACCAACTTCTTTGAGAAACGCGCCGCCTATCCGCAGTTCAAGAAAAAGAGCCGCCGCCAGTCGGCCAACTACACTCAACGCGGCTTTTCATTCAAACCCTCGACGAAGACCCTCTCGCTCGCGAAGCTCGGCGTGCTCAAGGTGAGATGGACCCGGGACATCATCCATATCCCCTCATCAGTGCGGATCATCAAGACGACCACCGGCAAATACTTTGTCTCGCTGGTGGTCGACGTGGCCCCTGTCTCGTGGCCCAAGTCCGGCCAGGCGGTGGGCATTGATTTCGGTGTCACGCACTTGGCCACACTCAGCACTGGGGAAACGATTGACAACCCACGCCATGCCGAACGACAACAGCGCACGCTCCGGGTTCTCCAGCAACGGCTCAGTCGCGCCCAGAAGGGTAGCCGACGACGAGCCCGTGCACGCCACCGGCTGGCGGTGGCCCATGAGCGGATTCGGAACGCCAGACAGGATACGCTCCAGAAAC
The Nitrospira sp. DNA segment above includes these coding regions:
- a CDS encoding ParB N-terminal domain-containing protein; the protein is MQNTEPVVIRLPLSRLSANTKYEHYSRPLNPAEARDLRASIAAVGCILQPLIVEFVQAKASYDVIDGYNRWKNAIALGFMDVPCTQIFTEQQRIEALTANATRRQLTDEERTALLAKGRMAFTDAAKKLIDPLRALYQNGDLSRILGPANVLALLNSSTQKQEEVYAKIQAAFGTPLPSSGETTTLHQRIQDLSNQVASSERTKEQLEADLNAVTQDKATLQAQLDQMGHDIDELADKKAGQHKVALENQVRKLTDQMTTLRTEHQTACRNAKVLEEQLRSAEAEKKAAQIYAREAERKVQHANQRLANPHIIISNFEAISRMIEAIKAQIVAAKPLAPEDEKLIQDQIEQASTLLADLDNTLHSAAGELIPFNRHLKPRGSKQSGTKAQEA